The region AAAGGTTGTAAGAATTATTTAACAACTTCTTTTCCCCTAATCTCATTCTCCAAAACAGCTAATTTGttctcaaaacaaaaaacaaactaacaaaaacagTAGCCTAAGCTAGATTCCCGGCATGAAAATTTTCAGTCTGAactgttaaagtttggcaaagttataagcaactgaaaacgaGGTATTATAATGGAAAGTGCTAGGCAACCTTACTTACTGGTGATGCTACCAAATCTGCCATATGCAATAATTactatacaatattttaaaatacagtaactgTTTATTGCATATGCAATATTATTGGTagtctaaaatattttaaagccttGGGACCAACAGCGTCACTGCATCCATTACTAAAAATAAGTTGTGTTTGAAAAATAGTTCTCTGGTGCACACATTCATCAAaagaaaccacacacacaaaaaaacacaacagagTGTTGGTACTGTTTGGGATTAATCATTTCTGATGGTACTGTATTTCATTGCCAATTATTATGTTTGATTGTATTTCACCATTCAGTAATGCATACATTATAGTAAAATGTATTGTTAGTAAAAGTTCTGTAAACAGAAGTTTGCCCTACAATGGGCAGCACCAACACACAACCAGTTGGTGGTaactattaataaataataataataatgcagaatcCTTGTGAATCTTTTTGTAGAGGAGCGGActtcacccctgtggcgcctcctgctggttacttccaggaattagctcttccagcatccaaagcgccccctgcaggctggtgatccgcctgtcctctggcccccatgtccctcccagggaCCCTGGTGCTCTTATCCCAGGGTTCTGcctcctgcagtaccccacagtcttactgggtttccccaccccaggggaacccccactccctatcccCACGTCGCCTCAgtcgtggctactgccagtctccgtttagcccccccgccctggggcagactgcagtctatcagctgATCATCATAGGCAACatggggtttggactggctgcctttacccaccctccagctgcccctctgcaagtCCAATACCTAGGTAGGCCTAGgactaggccctgcagcctggggaattgctggcctagggcttcccagctcctaaggcctttccccagccctgcctcactctaggttcCCTGGGTGagatccccagcagccaggcctgtctccctctccagtcagCTGCTTCTGGCTTCCcaggccttcttataaggcccagttccttagtttggggcatggccccagctgcagccacttccccaatcagccacgGTTTTACTCCCTTTCgcagccccagtcccagccctctgcagggcttttccaaccctttcaggtagggttaccatatttcagcaagcaaaaaagaggacgggaggagccccgccctagccccgcccctgcccctcccacttcccgcccccccagaacccccaaccctccccccgttccttgtcccctgactgccccctcctgggacccctgcccctaactgcccacccggactccactccctatctaagcctccctgcctcttgtcccctgactgccccaacccttatccacacccccacccccagacagacccctgggactcccacgccccatccaaccactcccaaccactccccaccccctgacagccccccccccgaactcccaacccatctaaacccctctgctccctgtcccctgactgctccgatccctctccgcactcctgccccctgacagccccccccagaactcccaacccatctaaacctctctgctccctgtcccctgactgctccgatccctctccccactcctgccccctgacagccccccccagaactcccaacccatctaaacctctctgctccctgtcccctgactgctccgatccctctccccactcctgccccctgacagctccccgccagaactcccagccccctaccccccccgctccttgtcccctgactgccccctcctgggacccctgctcctaactgccctccagaaccccacccctaagcctccctgttccttgtcccctaactgccccctcctaagaccccccccaactgccccccaggaccctaccccctacctgtaccctgactgcccaaaactttctccaccccccccaaaagcccccccccgtttcttgactgccccctccagaaccttcctgcccccggtcccccttaccctgctgctcagaacagagtgttgggctctgtgcgagccgagccggacacgtggctgagctccccagcacaacaaaacccggtccctggccctgcacaacaaaacccggtccctggccctgcacagtgctgccggaccgggttgcaggagaggccaactcagaatgcagggcggctccggctcctctacagctgctcaggagtccagcccgggatttttctgcagccctcccagccgctcgctctgccgggggagggggaaatcccggacattgtgagtgctttacaaattccccccggacgctatttttagcgcgaaaaggaggacatgtccgggtaaatccggacgaatggtaaccctatttcagGGCTGGAGCCGGTGTTCACCCCGCTACACTTTTACATACCTCTTAAAATCCAGCTTGATGCCTTTTTTAGTGTTCACAATCTCATTTAGCCACGCCTGCAATGTGTTGTCACTGTTTGTTTCAGGAGGATGAGCCATGATTGGTTCACCATTTCCTTCTTCACCACAAAGAAGAATATCTGCTTCTACCATATGAGCAGCACCTGTTcatttaaaacattaatattGTGACATATCCAGATCCCCAACTTTTCAGATTTTGTGCGTGTGTattatatattacacacaaaaacaacattaaaataacattataaggtggcaaagttaagcactccaaagttaggaaatgccagaattagggTTGCCTGTAGGGATGATGTACACACAGTCTAGTCAACACTAAAAgttgtgaggggatggagcatgctcagttactCTGTGAAGACAGTGTATGCTCAGTCAGTCACAAATAGGAGCTATGAAGGGATGGAGCATTCTTAGTCATTCTGTGAGTATGGTGCATgtgcagtctggtcagcactaggaCCTAGAGGGGATGGAACATACTCAGTGAAGATAGAATTTTAGGAGATTTTAGCGGCTAAACTTTAAGAAGTCTCTACTAAACCTGTGTGaactgcagtttttcaaaggcttataactttgccaaatttgcATGGATTTTCACCCAGAAACAGAAAAGGCATCTCTCTCATAAGGCCATTCCCCTACCAAATTTCAAACTCCTTCTACACAGTATGGGTGTGCCAgagtttctcaaagaaaaggtctccagatttttttaatttttaatttaaaataatttatctttCCTTAGCCCCATTCTCATAACTGACTGAACCATCCTGGCTGAaaatttccaaaacaattcagcctgagacagatAGCCAGCATGGAGAACTTCAGCCCAAATGTTAAAAACAGCAAAGttataagaaaaggaaaacaggCTCTTATAAAGGAAAGGGTCGGGCAATCTTAAGAGGCAGCCCCACctataatacatatatatatatgcatatatattcatgcacacacacatattttaagTTACTTAGATTTAAAAACTTGAGACATAATATGAGACATAACTTTACTTTCAGTAGGCAGCAGAGTAGCTGAGTTACCTATTTTCCTAATTCCTTTACAAATCAAATTaaattccactggaaacaaaaccTAATAATTTGAGGTAATTAAATTTTcatgaaaggaaaaaacaaaaaaatacagttCAGAGCTTCTAAGAAAGATTATCCAATATattcacattaaaatattttaaacatttattttaaaaagcaatagaaGAAGATGATCTGTTAATATAAAACCATAAATCCTTGGAACCCTAGACTGTTTTGGAAACATGGAGTCACCAGATTTTGCAGTGTAACTGATCACTATCAACTGAGCCAAAAGACCAAGATCACCACTGTCACTCCAAAAAAATGAATGAAGCCTATTGGCAGATGTTTTTGTATTCTCCAATATCTTGATGGGAGACATAGATTTGGTGACATTTTGGGTAGTTATCTGCATCTGTGTATCATAGAATAGCTCTCACAAGTTCAATTCAAGTGTGCAAAATCAAAATTCTTCAATCATTGTTGGCAGATATCAAGTGAACTCAGGAGTGGATTCAATATTAAGACTGGAACTATTCATATAACTACAGAAATGCCCCACTTTGGTCAGATCTTCTTGGGTATATATGTATCTGTCACCACAAAAGGAACATTGGACTTATTTCATCTAAATGCACTGTTCACATACATAAGCAGAATTTTGGACAGTGGCTTATCTGCCAGCAATGAGGACTGACCAGTTTGCACTTTGAAAGTTCCACTCAAGGTCTGTTAATAAATGACATCCTAAACTGGATAGGGACAAAAACAGGGTGGTCGCTTAAGAGAGGACAACAGAGAGTAGTTGTTGATTTAGTGAGACAAAATAACTGGTTagcaattattaaaaattaagcaGAAAAAATCAGGTGAATAGTCATAGTCAATGACATCTTGAAATGTACTATGCTACTTCAGCTCATGACAAAGGTACAAGTTAATTTTGGATGCAGCATTCACCAGCTGTTCACCTGCAAGACTGTTAAGTTTGTGCCTTCAATAGACGTGAATACATCACTTAAGAAGACAGCCTGGGTGACGGACTATTAattaaactaaaactaaaaactaTTAATTACCATATCCATACTTGTGCTTTGTCAATAGGGTGACAGCACAACTAAGCTAACTTTTATGGTCACAACAGAGACACATTCTACATTTAATAGCCAAGTCTCAACATCCTTACAAATGTGGATGGCAGTTCAGTATGTGGGGTAACGATCTTGATAACAGTTAAATCACTTGCATTTGGCAGATGTGCTTCTTGGGGTGTAAAATTATCAAAGTACTCATTTAGGAGACAAATAAAGATTGTTTCCCCAAAAGAACCAAACTGAGTACTGCTTTCCACAAATCCAAATGGAATTTAATTACATCTTAACTTTGGACACTGAAACACTTTATTCTATGTTATGTCACCAAACTAAGATTATAGcatcataaaaatattttatgtgaAGACAATGATAGATAGAATCGTTTTCCAAAATACACATACAATACTTACTTTGTATTGCCTCTTTCATTTGTGATTTATTGTTTGCTGCATGATACCAGATAATTTCTGCTCCATCTCTGGTTTTAATCTGGTTAGCGTTCAGAAAATAATCCAATACATTTCCACTCCAAGTTCCTATGTCAATAATATTTAAAGTAAGTATACTGCATACATGAAGAAAAGTTTTAAATACTTTCTTACCATTGCAACTGGAAAAGGAAGAAAGACATCAGACAAGAGAATAAGCAGATGCCTTTCCAATCCTGCTGTAAAAAACACAATCAACACACTACATGAAGTCCAAATTCAACTTCTTCCTGGGGATTTAGTTTACTAGCAAAGAAAATAAGATAAAAACCTTCTCCTGGTCTTGGCTGTTCCTAAGGTTCCTCCCAAAAGACTACTCAGTCCTCatctttaatcttctcttttcaTGACAGTAGTGTAGctaggagggggagcagggcagcggccgctcccccactaAGCACAAATGACGCCTTGTCAATTtcttggcgcctttttaatttttacttacctggagggagcagggagagcaatcaaaaaaaaaaaaaggcgtcaCCAGCTGtggcgcttttactcacccggcggcacttcagcggcgtgCAGCGGGATCTTCACTTACTCcatgggtcttcggtggcatttcagtggtgggtccttcagtgccgccgaagactcggagcgccaccgggtgagtaaaagcaccgcagcaggtggcgccttttttaTTTTGATCGCTCcccgttccctccacctggctacgcccgTTTCATGGTGTAATTTGCATTGCTCTTATAAACAGTGAAGTAGCACGTAACTTGCTAACTCTGCTCAATAAATTAGCAGGATTAGCAGCTACTAACAAACAGAGTGGGTGTGTGACATCTTGGACAAACTTTATTTGAGTTTAATATCTTGGGAGtccactgtattaaaaatgctGTTGTCTGTGTGTTACTGAGGGATTGTATGTATTTCCACAGaaattggctgggaactgcagccaatgggagctgcaggggctgtgcctgcaggcagaggcagcacatggagctaggagctgagggaggggagttcctgtcgcccttccggggagccccccaggtaagcaccaccctgTACCCCatccccaggcctgagccccaaACTCCTActtctgggaggtgggggggccctgacactgccccagcagcagctggtgcaacTGGCTCAGGGGGTGCTCGAGCtgctcaggcggctcctgggccagccacaccagccactgcagaaatcacggaggtcacggaatctgtgaccaaCATGGAGCCTTACTTATGACTGTGACAATCACATTACTGTACCATCTCTGAGAAGTGAGGCAGACTTACTTATGCAGTCTGTCTTTTGCTGGGAAAAATCACAGTATAGTCACGGAACTGTGCAAtatcctggtcaggagggagagagatgcaggttTCTACCCAAGAAAGGCAACAGCTAGGGAGCTAGAAGCCTAAGAATAGGTGCCCTTGCTGAACCACTAAGGGGAAACACAAAttcccctgaactgtgacaaggtGTTTCAGTAAAGGCTGCCAGTTTGTTACAGGGAGGAAGTGAGAGAGGAGCTAAAAtatacgggggggtggggggggaggggaagagagattgAGCGGAAAAGATTGGTATTGAAACCAAAATTCCCATTTATCCATAATTCTATAATACTCTCTCATCTGTTGTTGTCTCTTCTTCTGCTTTCTGTAGAGGGCACATTCTTCTCAACCATTGGCAGGAAAATGATGGCATAATAGGTTCCGTACTACAGAGATTTTAAGTGTAACTATAAaatctccctggttttataggtGCTTCAGTTGCCCTTATGATCCTCACCATTATGGCATCTTTCTTTCATTCACCTGAACTGTGTTAATCTATTCTTCTAGCATCACCCTAGAAGCATCAGGTAGTAAATTCTGATCATTGTCCCATTGTTACAATGTACTTCCCATTAGACCTCTGCTTGGGACTATTTTTAATCCCACACCCACTGTTATGCCAGAGGGTCCCACTGCAGGGCTCACTAATCCCATACAGGGCTCTACTTACCCTACAAATTCCCTGTTGATTCAGCAGGAAACAAAAAACTGATAAACACAGATAACTCTTTTCAAATTAAGTTAAGGGTGCAGTCTCCCAATCTGAGGGCATATTATCTTTCAAGAGtgagagtttttaaaaacaacaaaccaccTGATGTAGAGTTTAGTTGCATTTCTCAAATAAGGCACCAAAACTATTTTCATTTTGCCACCTGGATATACCAGCCCACCATCTTCCTGATGTATATCTACTATCAAAACTGCAACAAAGAATGCTCATTTTAGAATTTGTTTCATAtatatagagccctgcaaatcatGGATATCCATTTTATATCCACAGACCATTTTTGTGGATCAGATGCAGACACAAATTTTGTATCTAGAGCCCCACAAATCTGTGGAGatctgctttatatccatggACTATTTTTGcaaatgcagatacaaattttatgCAGGGGTCTACATATATAGATCTTAGATACTAAGTGTGATGATTTGCCAGCATGCTAACTGATGTTTTTTTTCACTAAACTGTTCTCATATGATTGGGGGATGATGTCTGTGAAAGTAACATGCTAACTTTGTCTAATGACACGTGGATAATTGGCTGGCTATTATAGGGCTCTACTCTTAATGAGGAACGAGAGATGACTGCCTGTATTCAGTGCATTCTGCCTCAAGCAGGAACTCATAGAATCCTTTTGTGTGTCCTGTGTAAACAAGGCTGTAAAGCAGCACACCACTGTACTATTAAGACATTCTAGTTTTTCTGATCACTAATAAAATTGGACTGTTACAGATGGGTCAGATAGTTTGGGTGCCTTGTTTGAGAACTGCAATCCTGAGTTTATATTTTCTTCAGATCTCAATATTTGTGCAAAGTAAGCCACGCTCACACTGCTGAGTTACCTGCAACTTCACTTCACCGCCACAAAAATTCAGTAAGAAAATTTCTTTAGCATGGAAATGGGGAGCaaagaaatctggggggggagggggagacgttTTCCCCTTCTTGAggctggctggagcagagctTCATTAACATACACCTTTTAAAATCCTTAGAAGGATAGCCATATGGGGCCTGCCAGGAGCATGCCAAGTCCTAGAAACTATAGGAAATTTATCAGGAGCCCTCTCATACTCCAGGATCTATGCTCATGGACtccaaggctaggtctacactacccgcctgaatcggcgggtagaaatcgacctctcggggatcgatttatcgcgtcccaacgatcaatccccgaatcggcgctcttactccaccagcggaggtgggagtaagcgccgtcgacagaaagccgcagaagtcgattttgccactgtcctcacagcgggtaaGTTGGCtgagatacgtcgaattcagctacgctattcacgtagctgaatttgcgtatcttaaatcgactcccccctgtagtgtagatgtacccccagAGACAGGAAGCTCCCTagcagcagagagcagcaggCTTTTAGCTGGGGTCTGAGGCGCGGAGTAGAGAGGTCAAGGTAGGGAGTGAAGGGGCAGCTCACGGCTCCCTAGGACAAGACAGCCCATGGAAGACACAGGAGCGTTTCCGCCCCTCTAACGGGCCCGCGGGTTTTTTAACGATGCCCCGCCACCGCCATGACGCAAACGCGCTCAGATTCATGACGTCATGTCACGAAGCAGAAATTCGAAGTTTCTCTCCCCTCACGTATATTCTCCGGTTCCGGCGGGTTTTCCCCGTCATTTAGTCTGGGGGTCGGTTTTCTGCCCTGCCGCTCTGCAACTTGCGTCTACCGGCCAGGCGCCCGCCCGCAGCCAGCGCCTCTGGGCAGAGCCTCTTGCCCGCTCCCCAGTCTGCCGCCCCCAGGGGGCTCGGGATGGGGGTTGGTTACCACCCCAAAGCAACGTACGCAGCGAGCGCCGAGGGGCTGGGCACCGGCGCTAACACCTCAGCGGGTCGGGGCCGTGTGACCGGGCGTCTGGGAGGACTGGGCTCAGACGGTGCCTCCGGCGGCTGCACCACTCCCTCGCCCTACCCCCAGCCAAGCCTCCTCGCCCTCGGGCTGAGCCGAACAGCGGGTGGGTCACCGCAGCCCCCAGTACAGCGGCCTGCCCAGCGGGGAGCACCCGGCTCTTACCGAGCTCCCCCTCCATGGCCGGGCGCAGGCGCCTGGGTCCTGCCGGCTTAGCCCCGCCTCCTGCGGCCGGGACTCGATTCAGCCTGGGACTCGGGGCGCAAGGAGCCGGGTTTGCTGCCGGACCAGCGAACAACGGTTGCTCCTGTAGGGCAGCGCAGCACCTCGTGGCCGTCTTCCCGGGCGGGGCGCTCTGGAGCTGGTGCGGAGGGACCCGTCTTCCCCCGCGGGAGAAGCGGTTCTTGCTGCTTCCTTCCCAGGTGCCAGGGCCGGAACCCCGCTCAGGGCACATCGCGGCCCGCCCACCCCGGACACGCAGCCGCGCGGTTCGGTGAGGCCCCGCCGGCGGGTGCGGCTGGGGCAGGCCAAtggcagcagggtggtggggcagGAGGACGGATCaataccccagcccccccaaaacggCAATCCAGGGGCGATGTTAACGGTTCAGCATAAACCGAGCGCGTGCTGCCATCGCTACGCCACGTCTCCGCAGGGGGCTGTGGCGGCCGCATCACTGTCCAGCGTTCAGCCCTGTCCCCTTCGGGCTAGGGCCGGGTAGAGGTACCGCTGCCTGCTCCGGCCCTTACACTTGTGAAAAAACGGTTACGGGGCACGAGCCCTGAGCCTAGAATTCTGCTAAAAGGGGGCTACTGCTCGGCCCTACACAGCTCTTATACGTACTTTCCCATTTTTAAACACGCAGTACCGAGCCTGATTTAATGCCTAAACTGCAGCATAATAAATGGGAAACCACCTTCCACGCTTCTCATTGGCAAAACTAAGATGAGTGCCATCACTAATGGAGCTGTGTGAAGTGGCAGAGGCTTTTTATATTAGGGAGTGTTAACACCTTTACAAAACATCATGTAAACAGAAGTAAAACAATTATAGCGAACGCTTTAGTGTAAAGAAACATGCAGGAATATAATCAAAGCTCTGTGTAAGGTGTGAGACTAGATGTTTCTGGTGCAATTATTAAGAGTAAAATTTATAACTTATCAAACATTAATATTCAAGGAATGGGACAGATGTACTGTTATGGACATGTGTATTTTGATTATTGAATAAATAGTAACCAAAGCATCTCATTGTGTTGGGTACATAAttgatgtattattttttctctaacttcctcattttgtt is a window of Malaclemys terrapin pileata isolate rMalTer1 chromosome 6, rMalTer1.hap1, whole genome shotgun sequence DNA encoding:
- the FAM151B gene encoding protein FAM151B isoform X3: MCPERGSGPGTWEGSSKNRFSRGGRRVPPHQLQSAPPGKTATRCCAALQEQPLFAGPAANPAPCAPSPRLNRVPAAGGGAKPAGPRRLRPAMEGELGTWSGNVLDYFLNANQIKTRDGAEIIWYHAANNKSQMKEAIQSAAHMVEADILLCGEEGNGEPIMAHPPETNSDNTLQAWLNEIVNTKKGIKLDFKSLAAVKPSMMLLEGIKLHLRRPVWINADILPGPNGSNTVVDAKRFLDTVTSFCPDVTLSLGWTTGWQPQQCNKGYSWAMVKKMAQICDALTQPVTFPVRAALVQQSTSELLWLLQKSNRYSLTVWTGRHDEYSIEDLLYLRENLDKKHPYQRRTHYQRFNLS
- the FAM151B gene encoding protein FAM151B isoform X2, with the protein product MCPERGSGPGTWEGSSKNRFSRGGRRVPPHQLQSAPPGKTATRCCAALQEQPLFAGPAANPAPCAPSPRLNRVPAAGGGAKPAGPRRLRPAMEGELGTWSGNVLDYFLNANQIKTRDGAEIIWYHAANNKSQMKEAIQSAAHMVEADILLCGEEGNGEPIMAHPPETNSDNTLQAWLNEIVNTKKGIKLDFKSLAAVKPSMMLLEGIKLHLRRPVWINADILPGPNGSNTVVDAKRFLDTVTSFCPDVTLSLGWTTGWQPQQCNKGYSWAMVKKMAQICDALTQPVTFPVRAALVQQSTSELLWLLQKSNRYSLTVWTGRHDEYSIEDLLYLRENLDKSRVYYDILEPQNSEFRKAIGIEV